One Pleurocapsa minor HA4230-MV1 DNA segment encodes these proteins:
- a CDS encoding tetratricopeptide repeat protein, protein MKLLVSFIASTFLFSATLGLYPIISTEKTTVQAQEANLNSAEAYYNRGFSYAEQGKYELAIADFNQAIKIDPNNALPYIGRADLYVVQGKNKLARTDLEKAKQLLRVQGDASAVLTEKVDHLLRELP, encoded by the coding sequence ATGAAACTTTTAGTATCGTTCATCGCCTCGACATTTTTATTTTCTGCTACTTTGGGTTTATACCCAATTATCTCTACTGAAAAAACGACTGTTCAAGCCCAAGAAGCAAACCTTAACTCTGCCGAAGCTTACTATAATCGCGGATTTTCTTACGCTGAGCAAGGTAAATATGAATTAGCTATTGCTGACTTTAACCAAGCAATTAAAATCGATCCTAATAATGCGCTACCTTATATAGGTCGAGCAGACTTGTACGTTGTGCAAGGTAAAAATAAGTTAGCCAGAACCGATTTAGAAAAAGCAAAACAGTTACTTCGAGTTCAAGGTGATGCAAGTGCAGTCTTGACAGAAAAGGTTGATCACTTGTTGAGAGAACTTCCTTAG
- a CDS encoding ribonuclease Z yields the protein MEITFLGTSSGVPTRSRNVSSVALRLPQRAEVWLFDCGEGTQHQLQRSDLKSSQIRRIFVTHMHGDHTFGLMGLIASCGLAGTGQPIDIYGPEGLKEYLHAAAKYSYMNFGSRLKIHTVKTGLLYEDDEFSVSCQLLKHRIPAHGYRVVEKDRPGMFNLEKAKSLGIPPGPVYGKLKQGQVVTLEDGRKINGQDLCGQPEVGRKFVYCTDTVFCEAAVELAQDADVLIHEATFAHQDAQMAFEKMHSTTTMAAQVALLAGVKQLIMTHFSPRYAPGNPIQLNDLKQEARAIFPQTKLAYDFYSYEIPRRRTEKKQQVATAGK from the coding sequence GTGGAAATAACTTTTTTAGGTACTAGTTCTGGAGTACCAACGCGATCGCGAAATGTTTCAAGTGTAGCCCTGCGTCTGCCTCAACGTGCTGAGGTGTGGCTGTTTGACTGTGGAGAAGGAACACAACATCAGCTTCAGCGTAGCGACCTAAAAAGTTCTCAGATTCGACGCATCTTTGTCACACATATGCATGGCGATCATACCTTTGGCTTGATGGGTTTAATTGCTAGCTGTGGCTTAGCTGGAACTGGTCAACCAATCGACATTTATGGCCCCGAAGGATTAAAAGAATATCTTCATGCTGCTGCTAAGTATTCTTATATGAATTTTGGTTCTCGCCTGAAAATTCATACGGTTAAAACGGGCTTACTCTATGAAGATGATGAATTTAGCGTTAGCTGTCAGTTATTAAAGCATCGCATTCCTGCTCACGGTTATCGCGTAGTTGAAAAAGACCGTCCTGGAATGTTTAACCTGGAAAAAGCTAAGTCATTAGGCATCCCTCCAGGCCCAGTTTACGGCAAGTTAAAACAAGGACAAGTAGTTACCTTAGAAGATGGTCGAAAAATTAACGGCCAAGATTTATGTGGTCAACCAGAGGTGGGACGTAAGTTTGTCTATTGTACCGATACGGTATTTTGTGAGGCGGCAGTAGAATTAGCTCAGGATGCAGATGTTTTAATTCATGAAGCAACTTTTGCCCATCAGGATGCACAGATGGCGTTTGAAAAAATGCACTCCACAACCACGATGGCAGCCCAGGTAGCTTTATTAGCTGGGGTTAAACAGTTAATCATGACTCACTTTAGTCCTCGTTATGCTCCAGGAAACCCGATCCAGTTGAATGACCTCAAGCAAGAGGCGAGAGCAATTTTTCCGCAGACTAAACTAGCTTATGATTTCTACTCTTATGAAATACCAAGACGTAGAACAGAGAAAAAGCAACAAGTGGCTACTGCGGGGAAATAA
- a CDS encoding type II toxin-antitoxin system HicA family toxin, whose product MGRLSGFKYRKIIKVLQEFGFEFHRQAAGSHEIWFNAETNCYTTIPKHTGDLPEGTLRAILKQANINPEEFLQKAR is encoded by the coding sequence ATGGGAAGACTATCAGGGTTTAAATATCGCAAAATCATTAAAGTTTTGCAAGAATTTGGATTTGAATTTCACCGTCAGGCTGCTGGTAGCCATGAAATTTGGTTTAATGCTGAAACAAATTGCTATACAACAATTCCCAAACATACAGGTGATTTGCCTGAAGGAACATTGCGGGCTATTTTAAAACAAGCAAACATCAATCCAGAAGAATTTTTGCAAAAAGCACGTTGA
- a CDS encoding DUF1902 domain-containing protein, producing MEKIINLHIEKLPEGYYLATTDDLQGLVVQGRTIAETLEIARDVAHKLIESQTNITLNPIADSFDYPLVIGQ from the coding sequence ATGGAAAAAATTATTAATTTGCACATAGAGAAACTTCCAGAAGGTTATTATTTAGCAACGACAGATGACCTTCAAGGACTTGTTGTTCAGGGTAGAACCATTGCCGAAACTCTAGAAATTGCTCGCGACGTTGCTCACAAGCTAATCGAATCCCAGACAAACATAACTCTTAATCCTATTGCAGATTCTTTTGACTATCCCTTAGTGATTGGTCAGTAA
- a CDS encoding iron uptake porin codes for MASIIGALLLLASNGEAIAESRNKGDISQKQDKINLPNSSRQEYFVNNLEQENLSTKTNPNLISQNNIIQQFQDIQPTDWSYQALQNLIERYGCISGFNDRTFRGEQAISRAEFSAGLNSCLNKIEKIIAQTKNVPQIDIDTVLRLMQEYQSELAILQGRTDGSQARLLDLEATQFTTTSKLQGEAILGLGSILAGDSDRTSTILGSRLRLDFKTSFQGDDLLFTRLSQSDFSGFASEIDTFQGGLAFAEPDSSDDSNIRLDTLHYSFNLGDRLGLIVGAAGVDADDIAPSINFLDGDGGSGAVSRFGTRNPLYYPSSDAGLGVNYRPTEQVKIDAGYLASSANESTSGNGLFNGPYSALGQITLEPSKSLSLAATYIHSYNQSDTETGTSQSNLRSQTAVLFGAEVPTVSNSYGLELSWAISDRIIIGGWGGLSKVRNLDTLNEQIDRGTQNIWNWAATLAIPDLGKEGSLAGIVVGSEPQVTNSTIENLPEDSSSLHLEAFYQYQVSNNIAITPGVIWITKPDSNTLNTDDLVIGTVRTTFSF; via the coding sequence ATGGCATCTATTATTGGTGCTTTATTGCTATTGGCATCAAATGGTGAAGCTATTGCCGAATCAAGGAATAAAGGTGATATTTCTCAGAAGCAAGATAAGATTAACTTGCCGAACAGCAGTCGTCAAGAATATTTTGTTAATAATTTAGAGCAGGAAAACTTGTCAACCAAGACAAATCCAAATTTAATTAGTCAAAACAACATTATCCAGCAATTTCAGGATATTCAACCAACAGATTGGTCATATCAAGCTCTACAAAATTTAATTGAACGTTATGGCTGTATTAGTGGATTTAACGATCGCACTTTTCGCGGGGAACAAGCTATTTCCCGTGCTGAATTTTCCGCTGGTCTTAACTCTTGTTTAAATAAGATTGAAAAAATAATTGCTCAGACCAAAAATGTACCCCAAATAGATATAGATACAGTTTTGCGCTTGATGCAGGAGTATCAGTCAGAATTAGCGATCCTTCAGGGTAGAACAGACGGTTCTCAGGCACGACTACTAGATTTAGAAGCGACACAATTCACTACCACTAGCAAACTACAGGGAGAAGCAATCTTGGGCTTAGGTAGTATTTTAGCTGGAGATAGCGATCGCACCAGTACAATTTTAGGTAGTCGTTTGAGGTTAGATTTTAAGACTAGTTTTCAGGGGGATGATCTATTATTTACCAGGTTATCGCAGAGTGATTTTTCGGGTTTTGCGTCGGAAATTGATACTTTTCAAGGCGGTTTGGCTTTTGCCGAACCTGATAGTTCAGATGATTCTAATATACGTCTGGATACTTTACATTATTCCTTTAATCTTGGCGATCGCTTAGGTTTAATTGTCGGTGCAGCAGGGGTAGATGCTGATGATATTGCCCCGTCAATCAACTTCTTAGATGGCGATGGCGGTTCAGGTGCAGTTTCTCGTTTTGGCACCAGAAATCCCCTTTACTATCCATCATCAGATGCTGGATTAGGGGTTAATTATCGTCCGACTGAACAAGTTAAGATTGATGCGGGTTATCTTGCCTCCTCTGCTAATGAGTCAACCTCTGGCAACGGTTTATTTAATGGCCCCTACAGCGCTTTAGGACAAATTACCCTAGAACCCTCTAAAAGCCTGAGTCTAGCTGCTACCTATATTCATAGCTACAACCAAAGCGATACGGAAACAGGGACTAGTCAATCTAATTTGCGCTCGCAAACAGCAGTATTGTTTGGTGCAGAAGTTCCTACAGTTAGCAATTCCTATGGCTTAGAATTGTCTTGGGCAATTAGCGATCGCATCATTATCGGTGGCTGGGGTGGCTTGAGTAAAGTCAGAAACCTTGATACCTTAAACGAACAGATTGACCGTGGCACGCAAAACATTTGGAATTGGGCAGCAACTCTGGCAATACCAGACTTAGGGAAAGAAGGTAGCCTTGCAGGTATTGTAGTCGGCAGCGAACCTCAAGTGACCAATTCCACTATCGAAAATCTGCCAGAAGATAGTAGTTCTTTGCATTTAGAAGCTTTTTATCAATATCAGGTAAGTAATAATATTGCCATTACCCCTGGAGTAATTTGGATTACCAAGCCAGATAGTAATACGCTAAATACTGATGACTTAGTAATTGGCACTGTTAGGACTACTTTTAGCTTTTAA
- a CDS encoding 2-isopropylmalate synthase, whose protein sequence is MDNSNNRIIIFDTTLRDGEQSPGATLNVEEKLEIAHSLSRLGVDVIEAGFAFASPGDFEAVQKIAQQVGTENGPVICSLARAIKADIEAAAEALQPAAKGRIHTFISTSDIHLEYQLKKSRSEVLDIAQEMVAYAKSFMDDVEFSPMDAVRTDSEYLYQVLEAAIAAGATTVNIPDTVGYTTPTEFGDLIKGICENVPNIDRAVVSVHGHNDLGLAVANFLEAIKNGARQLECTINGIGERAGNAALEELVMALHVRRQYFNPFLGRPAESTDPLTNIDTKQIYKTSRLVSNRTGVIVQPNKAIVGANAFAHESGIHQDGVLKNRLTYEIMDAKSIGLNDNQQIILGKHSGRNAFRTRLAELGFELSETDLNKAFIRFKDVADKKKEISDWDIEAIVNDEIRQPPELFRLELVQISCGDRSQPTATVTIRTPDGEELTDAAIGTGPVDAIYKAINRVTNIPNELIEFSVQSVTAGIDAIGEVTIRLRYQDRVYSGRAANTDIIVASAKAYIKALNRLYAAQQESAKVASQVAI, encoded by the coding sequence ATGGACAATTCAAACAACCGCATTATTATTTTCGACACCACCTTAAGAGATGGAGAACAGTCTCCTGGGGCAACCCTCAACGTTGAAGAAAAACTGGAAATTGCCCATTCTCTATCCCGACTGGGAGTTGATGTAATTGAAGCTGGGTTTGCTTTTGCTAGTCCTGGAGATTTTGAAGCTGTACAGAAAATTGCGCAGCAGGTGGGAACTGAAAACGGCCCTGTGATCTGTAGTTTAGCTAGAGCTATTAAAGCGGACATTGAGGCTGCTGCCGAAGCACTTCAACCTGCTGCTAAGGGTAGAATTCATACTTTTATTTCGACTTCTGATATTCATTTGGAATATCAATTGAAGAAATCTCGTAGTGAAGTTTTAGACATTGCTCAAGAGATGGTGGCTTATGCCAAGTCCTTTATGGATGATGTGGAATTTTCCCCCATGGATGCGGTGCGGACTGACTCAGAGTATCTGTATCAAGTATTAGAAGCGGCGATCGCTGCTGGGGCAACTACGGTTAATATTCCCGATACTGTTGGCTATACGACTCCGACAGAATTTGGGGACTTGATTAAAGGTATCTGTGAAAATGTACCAAATATTGATCGAGCAGTTGTTTCCGTTCATGGTCATAATGATCTGGGTTTGGCTGTAGCTAACTTCCTTGAAGCAATTAAAAATGGCGCTAGACAGTTAGAATGTACCATTAACGGTATTGGTGAACGAGCAGGAAATGCTGCTTTAGAAGAGTTGGTAATGGCGCTTCATGTGCGCCGTCAGTACTTTAATCCCTTTTTAGGTAGACCAGCAGAATCTACCGATCCTCTAACTAATATAGATACCAAGCAGATTTATAAAACTTCTCGTCTAGTATCTAACCGCACTGGGGTAATAGTACAGCCCAATAAAGCAATTGTCGGTGCAAACGCCTTCGCCCACGAGTCGGGAATTCACCAAGATGGAGTATTGAAAAATCGGTTGACCTACGAAATTATGGATGCCAAGTCTATTGGCTTGAATGATAACCAACAGATTATCTTAGGTAAACATTCTGGGCGTAATGCTTTCCGTACTCGTTTGGCTGAATTAGGCTTTGAACTTTCTGAAACCGACCTCAATAAAGCCTTTATCCGTTTTAAAGATGTTGCCGACAAGAAAAAAGAAATTAGTGACTGGGACATTGAAGCGATTGTCAATGACGAGATTAGACAACCTCCTGAATTATTTCGTTTAGAGTTAGTGCAAATATCCTGTGGCGATCGCTCTCAACCTACTGCTACTGTAACTATTCGCACTCCTGATGGTGAGGAACTTACCGATGCAGCCATTGGTACAGGGCCTGTTGATGCGATTTACAAGGCGATCAATCGCGTGACAAATATTCCCAATGAGCTGATTGAATTTTCGGTACAGTCTGTTACTGCTGGGATCGATGCGATCGGTGAGGTGACAATTCGACTACGCTATCAGGATCGGGTCTATTCTGGTCGTGCAGCTAATACTGATATTATCGTCGCTTCTGCTAAGGCTTATATTAAGGCGTTAAACCGTCTTTATGCTGCTCAACAAGAGTCGGCAAAAGTAGCTTCCCAAGTTGCTATTTAG